The DNA window GTAAGCCGCCTGCTTGCCGGAGACGCGATAGTTGACGCCGATCAGCGCCTCGCCGATCGACCATTCCACGCGATCGCCCATGCGGCCGGTCACCTGGATCACGGCCTCGTCGCGCTCGGCACGGATGATCTTGGGCTCGTCGAAGACGACCTTGGCCTGGGCGGCGATCCGCTCGAGGGTCTTGTGATAGACCACAGCCGTCCCCTGGACGCGCCAGACGTTTCCGGCCATCGGTTCGCCGAATTTCGCCAGCACCTCGGAAATTTTCTTGTCTGTCGTATTCATCCTCGATCCTAACTCTCTCAGAGGCCCGCACATCGGAGACGCGCTCTTGTCGCAGCCTTGTCACGGCAGGCGCGTTCGTTCTTTGTTCTATACCAAATTTGGGCCGTCCGGTCCACCTCCGGGCCTCCCGAACGGGCCAATTACGCTGGTCAAATCAATAACTTAGTCCCTGTGCTATTTTGTCCCAATCCGGCCGAGCGCGGCCATTGTCCTGCGATCGGCACGAGCCTTCTCGAACACGGCCGCGCGTTTGACCGAAACGACATTGTTCTATATATGTTCTCTTTTCCGGAGCAGGCTGGACGGTGAGCGCTGGCCGGTCCGCCCCACCCTTCGACCCACCAAGCTGGAGGCCCTGATGTCCGCGCAAGCGCTCCTCGACCTTTCGGACCGACGCCCCGCCCGGCGCCCGGGAACCCGCCGAGCCGCCAAGCGCCCGTCCGCCCCGCTCACGCGCAATGCCCTGATCGCCGATTACCTGGCGCTGTGCGAGCTCGATGCCGAGGTGGAATCCTTGCGCGCACCGGCCGATCCGGCCACGTTCGCCGTCGGGGATGAAACCATCGAGCACGTGGCGGATTTCGAGATCGTGAAGGATGGCGCCGCCTATCTGGTCGATGTGGTGACCGACGACGACCTCCTCAGGCATCCGCTGCGCGCCGCGGCGATCCACGGCATCACCTCGGTGGACGGCCGGGCCTTCGTGATCGAGACCGCGGCCAGCATCCGGGCCGAGCCGCGCTTCACGACCATGCGCCTGATCCTGGCCTGCAAGCGCACCCCCGTGACCGCCGGCGACCGGGTTCGCGTCCTGCATCAGCTCGACGAAATGGGCACGATGCGGCTGGTGGATTGCGCCAGCGCCGTGATGAACACGCAGGACGGCGTGGCGGCCGTTCTGGCGCTCGCCTGTGAGGGATTGGTGGCCGTCGACATCAGCCGGCCGATCCTGCCGGAAACCCAGGTGCGCCGGCGCCGCCTGCCCTATACCGATCCGTTTGCGTTCTAGCGCCTCGCGCGGACCCGGAGGGCCGCGCTCAACGACGCGCCGCGGCAAGGATCTGATCCGATGCTCTAAGACTGCGCCGCGTGGCGCTCGACCGCTTCGCCCAGAAGCGAGCGCACGATGGCGCGCACCGCGTCCGACGTGTCGTCGGATGCGAACTTCGCCTCGATCTCATCGCGGATGATCGATCCGTCGCCGCTGCGCTTCAGCTCCGTGGCGGATTCAGCCTGGAGCAGCGTGACAAAGGCACTCTCGACCTCCCTGGCCACGGCGTCGCTGTCAGCCGCATCGACCACGCGTCCGGTGAGATCGAACACATGGCTTTCGAACGGCAGAGCCTGCGGCTCCAGGGCTCCGTTGCCGTCCAGGATCCAGGCACGGGGAACGTGATCGACGAGATCGACGGATTGGCGCGTGATGGTGCCGGGATTCATCCAGCGGGTGCGTCCGGCGAGAATGGATTTCTGCGTCTTGTGGATGTGCCCGTTGATCAGCACGTCGCAGCCCTCGACCGCGAAGGGCGGCACCGCTCCCGGATAGCCGCCGTCAAACGCGATGTCGTGGTGCGTGAACCAGGCATGGAGATCGACGCCCGCGAATGAGCCGCGCGCATCGGTGGGAATCGCCTGACCATACGGGGTCATGCCGATGCCGATCCGCCGCGCGCCGATCTGGACCTCGGTCACCGGAGACGACGACGCCACCACGTCGATCACGTCGCACAGCCCCAGGAGCGCCAGCGAGTCGCTGTCGGTCAGCGTCGTGTGCTGGATATCGTGGTTGCCCACATTGACGATGGGTCGATGTTGAAAGCCTTTGAGAACGCGGATGAGCTGGTTCTTGAGCGCCTCGTCGGTCTCGACGGGACGATCGAACAGGTCGCCCAGGATGACGACCGCAAGCCCGCGCTCGTTGGCGATGGCAACGCAACGCTCGAGCTTGCCGAGAACGGCCTGCGGCCAGACGGCATCCTTGCGCCGCCCCGGCCGCCGCGAGCCCACGTGCGGATCTCCGATGACAAGGACGCCGTTGCACGTCATAGCGGGAAGTCGATCTCCGGACAGGATCATGCGGTCAGCCGCTCCGACGGCGAGGCTAAATGAGAAGGATGGGCGTGATGGTCCAAAAGGGTCTCCGGCTTCACCGGTGCGCCGCAGGTGGGGCACAGGCCGCCGGTCTCCTCGATGAGCTTCGCCATGTCGGCCTGGACGGATACGAGCCCTTCATCGACCTTCGCGAGCCGGTCCTGCGCGATCCGGGCGGCGCTGCGAAGATCGTTGACACGTTTCAGGATGTTTTGCGCCGGCGCGGTGTTTTCAAGGGCTGGAATGCCGTCGGGAAGGTCGTGCAACGCGGCCAGCCGCTTCCTGCTCCGAGCGAGGCGGTGACCGAGCTGCAGGACCCGTTCTCCCAGCCGCTCCCGCTCGCGCGAGCGCTCCACCATGCGCGTCAAGCGCGTCAGTTCCTCGGCGTCCGGAAGCATTGCCGTGATGGTCGCTCGAGCCTTCGCCTTGCCCAGTCGGCGATCGAGATCCGCAATCTGCGACGTGCGCTGCTGCAATCGCTGCAGGTGTGCTGCAGCGTCCGTGAGGGCGCCTCCCTGCTGTCG is part of the Microvirga terrae genome and encodes:
- a CDS encoding metallophosphoesterase, coding for MGSRRPGRRKDAVWPQAVLGKLERCVAIANERGLAVVILGDLFDRPVETDEALKNQLIRVLKGFQHRPIVNVGNHDIQHTTLTDSDSLALLGLCDVIDVVASSSPVTEVQIGARRIGIGMTPYGQAIPTDARGSFAGVDLHAWFTHHDIAFDGGYPGAVPPFAVEGCDVLINGHIHKTQKSILAGRTRWMNPGTITRQSVDLVDHVPRAWILDGNGALEPQALPFESHVFDLTGRVVDAADSDAVAREVESAFVTLLQAESATELKRSGDGSIIRDEIEAKFASDDTSDAVRAIVRSLLGEAVERHAAQS